Proteins from a genomic interval of Treponema succinifaciens DSM 2489:
- a CDS encoding metallophosphoesterase family protein codes for MKFLVISDLHGNLEVLDKMNEVFKQADGVIFAGDFAKFGNEETGLPALEKLCSRHDTIFSVIGNCDNPSFIEEIEKRDISVEKQLVMYEGLAFAGSGGGSKFTGTTPNEKSEEELMADFKIITEQGEQEWNNLIAVSHNPPKNTDCDKISGGIHVGSELFTQFIEQYKPLAVVTGHIHESAGICKVGVTTVINPGPLLEEKYAWLEVVKEKGGWKVVSAELKSL; via the coding sequence ATGAAATTTTTAGTAATATCAGATTTACACGGAAATTTGGAAGTTCTTGATAAAATGAATGAAGTTTTCAAGCAGGCGGACGGCGTTATTTTTGCAGGCGACTTTGCAAAATTCGGCAATGAGGAAACAGGGCTTCCAGCTCTTGAAAAACTTTGTTCCAGACACGATACAATTTTTTCTGTAATCGGAAACTGCGACAATCCTTCGTTTATTGAGGAAATTGAAAAGCGTGACATTTCCGTAGAAAAGCAGCTTGTTATGTACGAAGGTCTTGCATTTGCAGGTAGTGGCGGCGGAAGCAAATTTACCGGCACAACTCCGAATGAAAAATCAGAAGAAGAACTTATGGCGGACTTTAAAATTATTACGGAACAAGGCGAGCAGGAATGGAACAACTTAATTGCGGTCAGCCACAATCCTCCAAAGAACACAGACTGCGATAAAATTTCAGGAGGCATTCATGTTGGAAGTGAGCTTTTTACGCAGTTCATTGAGCAGTACAAGCCTCTTGCAGTTGTTACAGGACACATTCACGAAAGCGCAGGAATCTGTAAAGTTGGAGTTACAACTGTCATAAATCCAGGACCGCTTCTTGAAGAAAAATATGCCTGGCTTGAAGTTGTAAAAGAAAAAGGCGGATGGAAAGTTGTTTCCGCTGAATTAAAGTCGCTTTAA